Proteins encoded together in one Neisseria lactamica window:
- the rpsJ gene encoding 30S ribosomal protein S10: MANQKIRIRLKAYDYALIDRSAQEIVETAKRTGAVVKGPIPLPTKIERFNILRSPHVNKTSREQLEIRTHLRLMDIVDWTDKTTDALMKLDLPAGVDVEIKVQ; encoded by the coding sequence ATGGCAAACCAAAAAATCCGTATCCGCCTGAAAGCTTATGATTACGCCTTGATTGACCGTTCTGCTCAAGAAATCGTTGAAACTGCAAAACGCACCGGTGCCGTTGTAAAAGGTCCGATTCCTTTGCCGACCAAAATCGAGCGTTTCAACATTTTGCGTTCTCCGCACGTGAACAAAACTTCCCGTGAACAATTGGAAATCCGCACCCACTTGCGCCTGATGGACATCGTGGATTGGACCGATAAAACTACCGATGCGCTGATGAAGCTGGATTTGCCGGCCGGTGTTGATGTAGAAATCAAAGTCCAATAA
- the rplD gene encoding 50S ribosomal protein L4 — translation MELKVIDAKGQVSGSLSVSDALFAREYNEALVHQLVNAYLANARSGNRAQKTRAEVKHSTKKPWRQKGTGRARSGMTSSPLWRKGGRAFPNKPDENFTQKVNRKMYRAGMATILSQLARDERLFAIEALTAETPKTKVFAEQVKNLGLEQVLFVTKQLDENVYLASRNLPNVLVLEAQQVDPYSLLRYKKVVITKDAVAQLEEQWV, via the coding sequence ATGGAATTGAAAGTAATTGACGCTAAAGGACAAGTTTCAGGCAGCCTGTCTGTTTCTGATGCTTTGTTCGCCCGCGAATACAATGAAGCGTTGGTTCATCAGCTGGTAAATGCCTACTTGGCAAACGCCCGCTCTGGCAACCGTGCTCAAAAAACCCGTGCCGAAGTAAAACACTCGACCAAAAAACCATGGCGTCAAAAAGGTACCGGCCGCGCCCGTTCCGGTATGACTTCTTCTCCGCTGTGGCGTAAAGGCGGTCGCGCGTTCCCGAACAAACCTGACGAAAACTTCACTCAAAAAGTAAACCGTAAAATGTACCGTGCCGGTATGGCGACTATTCTGTCCCAATTGGCTCGTGACGAGCGTTTGTTTGCGATTGAGGCGTTGACTGCTGAAACTCCTAAAACCAAAGTTTTTGCCGAACAAGTGAAAAATTTGGGTCTGGAGCAAGTGTTGTTTGTAACCAAACAGCTCGACGAGAATGTTTACTTGGCTTCACGCAACTTGCCAAACGTGTTGGTTTTGGAAGCCCAACAAGTTGATCCTTACAGCTTGCTGCGTTACAAAAAAGTCGTTATCACTAAAGATGCAGTTGCACAATTAGAGGAGCAATGGGTATGA
- a CDS encoding GTPase family protein, which produces MFYSQVNKGKMMSLLNVFKDILNNKELNSEERHDLERAVNILQDTHVNILITGATGCGKSSTINALFSIDQATGKSDGAVKEVAKVGVGVDPETMDIAKYELENMTIWDSPGLGDGEEADQRHWRNIINKLLEKDSNGNAVIDLVLVLLDGGSRDLGTSYELINNVIINTLKKSGEGRTDRLLVAINQCDMAMKGRNWDAEAGRPNAALENFLEEKVCSTRKRIQEATGVTVNPIYFSAGFKSEDEEQRPYNITRLLRYIITAMPSEKRVIVAEKINVEEIERDTSRRKQEERQEIDSSIGSALEKILGAAGGVVKDVVSTIASSVGTLIGGAAKAIGETIGRGISTIAPWFGW; this is translated from the coding sequence ATGTTTTATTCTCAAGTAAATAAAGGAAAGATGATGAGCCTACTTAATGTCTTTAAAGATATTTTAAACAACAAAGAATTGAATTCGGAAGAACGGCATGATTTGGAGCGGGCGGTTAATATCTTGCAGGATACGCACGTCAATATTTTGATTACCGGAGCCACCGGTTGCGGCAAATCATCCACCATCAATGCCTTGTTCAGCATAGATCAGGCAACGGGAAAGAGTGATGGGGCGGTAAAGGAAGTCGCAAAAGTAGGCGTGGGCGTAGATCCTGAAACTATGGATATTGCCAAATATGAATTGGAGAATATGACGATTTGGGATAGTCCGGGTTTGGGCGACGGAGAGGAGGCAGATCAACGGCACTGGCGCAATATCATCAATAAGCTGCTGGAGAAAGACAGTAACGGCAATGCCGTCATCGACTTGGTTTTGGTGCTGCTTGACGGCGGCTCCAGAGACTTGGGGACATCATACGAACTGATTAACAATGTAATCATCAATACATTGAAGAAGAGCGGGGAAGGCCGTACAGACCGGTTGCTGGTTGCGATTAATCAGTGCGATATGGCGATGAAAGGGCGGAATTGGGATGCGGAAGCCGGCCGTCCGAACGCCGCCTTGGAAAACTTTTTGGAGGAGAAAGTGTGTTCGACACGTAAGCGCATTCAGGAAGCTACCGGCGTTACGGTCAACCCGATTTATTTTTCAGCGGGCTTTAAGAGTGAGGATGAGGAGCAGCGTCCCTATAACATAACCCGCCTGTTGCGTTACATCATTACGGCTATGCCGTCTGAAAAACGGGTGATTGTGGCAGAGAAGATTAATGTGGAAGAAATCGAGCGAGATACCAGCCGCCGCAAACAGGAGGAGCGGCAAGAAATCGACAGCAGTATCGGCAGTGCGCTGGAGAAAATATTGGGGGCTGCGGGAGGCGTGGTTAAAGATGTTGTTTCAACGATAGCGAGCAGTGTCGGGACGCTGATCGGCGGCGCTGCAAAAGCGATTGGAGAAACGATTGGAAGGGGGATTAGCACGATTGCCCCTTGGTTTGGCTGGTAG
- the rpsS gene encoding 30S ribosomal protein S19: MARSLKKGPYVDLHLLKKVDAARASNDKRPIKTWSRRSTILPDFIGLTIAVHNGRTHVPVFVSDNMVGHKLGEFSLTRTFKGHLADKKAKKK; this comes from the coding sequence ATGGCTCGTTCATTGAAAAAAGGCCCATATGTAGACCTGCATTTGCTGAAAAAAGTAGATGCTGCTCGTGCAAGCAACGACAAGCGCCCGATTAAAACTTGGTCTCGTCGTTCTACCATTCTGCCTGATTTTATCGGTCTGACCATTGCTGTACACAACGGCCGTACCCATGTGCCCGTGTTTGTCAGTGATAACATGGTTGGTCATAAATTAGGCGAATTCTCATTGACCCGTACCTTTAAAGGCCACTTGGCTGATAAAAAGGCTAAAAAGAAATAA
- the rplB gene encoding 50S ribosomal protein L2, translating into MAIVKMKPTSAGRRGMVRVVTEGLHKGAPYAPLLEKKNSTAGRNHNGHITTRHKGGGHKHHYRVVDFKRNKDGIPAKVERIEYDPNRTAFIALLCYADGERRYIIAPRGIQAGAVLVSGAEAAIKVGNTLPIRNIPVGTTIHCIEMKPGKGAQIARSAGASAVLLAKEGAYAQVRLRSGEVRKINVDCRATIGEVGNEEQSLKKIGKAGANRWRGIRPTVRGVVMNPVDHPHGGGEGRTGEAREPVSPWGTPAKGYRTRNNKRTDNMIVRRRYSNKG; encoded by the coding sequence ATGGCAATCGTTAAAATGAAGCCGACCTCTGCAGGCCGTCGCGGCATGGTTCGCGTGGTAACAGAAGGTTTGCACAAAGGTGCGCCTTATGCACCTTTGCTCGAAAAGAAAAATTCTACTGCTGGTCGTAACCATAATGGTCATATCACCACTCGTCATAAAGGCGGCGGTCATAAACACCATTACCGTGTTGTAGACTTTAAACGTAACAAAGACGGTATTCCTGCCAAAGTAGAGCGTATCGAATACGATCCTAACCGTACTGCCTTTATTGCACTGTTGTGCTATGCAGACGGCGAACGTCGCTACATCATCGCTCCTCGCGGTATTCAAGCAGGTGCTGTATTAGTTTCCGGTGCTGAAGCTGCCATCAAAGTAGGTAACACCCTGCCGATCCGCAACATTCCGGTTGGTACGACTATCCACTGTATTGAAATGAAGCCTGGTAAAGGTGCACAAATTGCACGTTCTGCCGGTGCTTCTGCGGTATTGCTGGCTAAAGAAGGCGCATACGCTCAAGTCCGTCTGCGTTCTGGCGAAGTCCGTAAAATCAACGTAGATTGCCGTGCAACCATCGGTGAAGTCGGTAATGAAGAGCAAAGCCTGAAGAAAATCGGTAAAGCCGGTGCCAATCGTTGGCGCGGTATTCGTCCGACCGTTCGTGGTGTTGTCATGAACCCTGTCGATCACCCGCATGGTGGTGGTGAAGGTCGTACTGGTGAAGCTCGCGAACCTGTTAGCCCATGGGGTACTCCTGCTAAAGGCTACCGCACTCGTAATAACAAACGCACGGATAACATGATTGTTCGTCGTCGTTACTCAAATAAAGGTTAA
- a CDS encoding GTPase family protein has protein sequence MHRYRISEIGQKVTAAGFHPLDVLLVGATGVGKSSTLNALFGEQKAKVGTGVDPETQLVESYMLNDVLRFWDSAGLGDGKEADRTHRQKLIDVLSKTYTHSDGQWGWIDLVFVILDGSSRDLGTAYDLLRDVILKMIDPDRVIVAINQADMAMKGRYWDRVLHQPLPNLQQFLDEKAESVQKRLLEATGLQISKPVYYSAYENYHLKEIMDAVINHIPVCRRKMHTL, from the coding sequence ATGCATCGTTACCGTATTTCTGAAATCGGGCAAAAAGTCACAGCAGCCGGTTTCCATCCTCTGGATGTCTTGCTTGTCGGTGCGACAGGTGTCGGCAAGTCCTCAACCTTAAATGCCTTGTTTGGCGAACAAAAAGCCAAGGTAGGCACAGGCGTGGATCCCGAAACGCAATTGGTCGAAAGCTATATGCTGAACGATGTGTTGCGGTTTTGGGACAGCGCAGGTTTGGGCGACGGGAAGGAGGCTGACCGCACACATCGGCAAAAACTGATTGATGTCCTGTCCAAAACCTACACTCATTCGGATGGGCAGTGGGGCTGGATAGATTTGGTGTTCGTTATCCTTGACGGCAGCTCCCGCGATTTGGGTACGGCTTATGATTTATTGAGGGACGTTATCCTTAAAATGATTGATCCGGATAGGGTTATTGTTGCAATCAATCAGGCGGATATGGCGATGAAAGGACGTTATTGGGATAGGGTGCTGCATCAGCCACTGCCGAATTTGCAACAGTTTCTAGACGAAAAGGCCGAATCGGTACAAAAAAGGCTTCTGGAAGCGACAGGTTTGCAGATTTCCAAACCCGTTTACTATTCGGCATACGAAAACTACCATCTCAAAGAAATAATGGATGCAGTCATCAACCATATTCCGGTTTGTCGAAGAAAGATGCATACGCTGTGA
- the rplC gene encoding 50S ribosomal protein L3: protein MTLGLVGRKVGMTRVFDEQGVSVPVTVLDMSANRVTQVKSKDTDGYTAVQVTFGQKKANRVNKAEAGHFAKAGVEAGRGLIEFALTEEKLAELKAGDEITVSMFEVGQLVDVTGTSKGKGFSGTIKRHNFGAQRTSHGNSRSHRVPGSIGMAQDPGRVFPGKRMAGQYGNTKATVQKLEVVRVDAERQLLLVKGAVPGAVNSNIVVRPSVKVGA from the coding sequence ATGACTTTAGGTCTGGTTGGACGCAAAGTTGGTATGACCCGCGTGTTCGACGAACAGGGTGTTTCTGTTCCGGTAACCGTTTTGGATATGTCTGCCAACCGCGTTACACAAGTAAAATCCAAAGATACTGACGGTTATACCGCCGTTCAAGTTACCTTTGGTCAGAAAAAAGCCAATCGTGTCAACAAAGCCGAAGCCGGACACTTTGCAAAAGCAGGTGTTGAAGCCGGTCGCGGTTTGATTGAGTTTGCTTTGACTGAAGAAAAATTAGCTGAATTGAAAGCCGGTGACGAAATCACCGTTTCTATGTTTGAAGTCGGTCAGCTGGTCGATGTAACCGGTACCTCTAAAGGTAAAGGTTTCTCCGGTACAATCAAACGTCATAACTTCGGCGCCCAACGTACTTCCCACGGTAACTCCCGTTCTCACCGTGTTCCAGGCTCTATCGGTATGGCGCAAGACCCGGGTCGCGTGTTCCCCGGTAAGCGCATGGCCGGCCAATACGGCAACACCAAAGCAACTGTTCAAAAATTGGAAGTTGTCCGTGTTGATGCAGAACGCCAACTGCTGTTGGTTAAGGGTGCTGTTCCGGGTGCGGTCAATAGTAATATTGTAGTTCGTCCCAGCGTGAAAGTAGGTGCGTAA
- the rplW gene encoding 50S ribosomal protein L23: MNQQRLTQVILAPVVSEKSNVLAEKRNQMTFKVLANATKPEIKAAVELLFGVQVTSVTTVTAKGKTKRFGRTLGRRSDVKKAYVSLAAGQELDLEAAAAAADKE; the protein is encoded by the coding sequence ATGAATCAACAACGTTTGACTCAAGTAATCTTGGCACCTGTCGTTTCTGAAAAAAGCAACGTATTGGCTGAAAAACGCAACCAAATGACGTTTAAAGTTTTGGCAAATGCAACCAAGCCTGAAATCAAAGCTGCTGTCGAGCTGCTGTTCGGTGTTCAAGTTACTTCTGTAACTACCGTTACCGCTAAAGGCAAAACTAAGCGTTTTGGTCGTACTTTGGGTCGCCGCAGTGATGTTAAAAAAGCTTATGTAAGCTTGGCTGCCGGTCAAGAGTTGGATTTGGAAGCCGCTGCTGCAGCTGCAGATAAGGAATAA